The following is a genomic window from Polypterus senegalus isolate Bchr_013 chromosome 9, ASM1683550v1, whole genome shotgun sequence.
TTGCAATATATTAGTACATAGGTTCTTCTCAAACTTGTGTTAAACTTGTCTGATTTTGGGTTATGCAGAGTCATGATTTGCAGTTCTAATGAATAGGAAAGGGTGGCATATGGTTAGCACAATGTCTAGTGATGGGACACCATAGGTTGTTtaaaactagaatccctgaagcctacgaaaaagtcATAATACTGGGCCACCTTAacttcctttgcacctcttcatcagtgtcaaatgtgtcaatcagcactgggagcctgctatcccatcccctacTGATGTagctgaagtcagacacaaatttctcagagctcaagtctgtttctcTGGGTGTAAGGTGccttgagttgtatagggtaaataatatatcactaTTTGGAACAATCTGGGTAAAAGGAGGATGAAAGggaatgcgaggcaagaaatcttgaatacataactaaaacagaaatgtttttcatgttatagtaataaatgacaaaatgctgacatgaagtgaataatgtgtgaagactaggGATGTAAAGGTATTGTATATACCGTCGTACCGCAATAGCAAATTTTTTCAATACTACCGTGGTCGCGTGACTCAATAAAACGATAGGTCTTCTGAGAAAAGTTTGCTCAGGCGAATGGAGCAAACGGGAGGTAGcgggaactacaattcccattatCCTTTGCGGTCTGTTGTCGCTACAGATCCAGTAATGCGGAAATGGCGGGTGCTGCTAGTAGCGGCGAAAAAAAAGAGTTTGAAATGGTCGAACCTAAAGCGGGTTTTAAGTCGGATGTGTGGAAGCATTTCGGTTTCTCTCtgaaaagaaaggagaaaaggtgacaGACAAAGAAAATACGGTATGCAGGCACTGCCAGACTGTGGCGAAATACAAGTCGGGGAATACGACTAACATGAGGAGCCATTTGttaaatcatcaccccgaaaagtTACGTGAAGATATGAGGAGCAAAATCCAGTCGGGCCAAAAGACTATAAAAGAAGCGTTTACAGCCTCACTCCCCAACAACAGTGCGAGAGCACAAGAAATCACAAGATGCATTGGTGAATATATAGCCAAAGACCTACGGCCCTTTTCGGTGGTGGATAATGAAGGTTTTAAGAAGTTAGTAAACATGCTGGAGCCAAAGTATAAAATCCCGTCGCGGCCACAATTTAGTCAAACTATTTTACCAGCTCTTTACAAAGAGACAAGGGCGAAAGTTGCACAGAGCCTCAAGCAAGCAGAGTGCATCTCAATCACCACAGATGGGTGGACTTCACGAGCTACTCAGAGCTATGTTACCATCACAGCACATGCTATGACAAGTGAATGGGAGATAAAAACTTTTGTCCTACAGACACGGGTACTCTTTGAGTCACACACTGGACACAACATAGGCGAGGTGTTAAAATTTGCTGTTTCAGAGTGGGAGCTTGACATGATTTACAACAATCACCAGGGCATCGCTGTGGTTACTGACAATGCAAGAGACATGGGTGTAGCGGTAAAAGAGGCTGGTCTGTCCCCACATGTAAAGTGTTTTGCTCACACCTTCAACCTTGCGTCCCAGGCAGGTTTGAAGGTAAACCGTGTCAGTCGTCTGCTTGGCAGAGTGAGACGTGTGGCAGCGTTTTTTCACCGCAGTTCAACTGCAACAGCTGTGCTGACCTCCAAGCAGCAAATGTTAAACCTGCCAGTACATAAACTGATAATGGATGTAGTAACTAGGTGGAACAGCTCACTTGACATGATTGAGCGCTACCTGGAGCAACAACAGGCAATTGCTTCAGCCCTACTGAGTTCTGAAGTCAGGAGCAATGCATGTAAAATAGACACTCTAGACACAGCTGACATCGTAGATGCTGAGGACATCGTTAAACTTCTCACACCCTTGAAAAAAGCAACCACTGTGCTGTGCGACGAATCTCGACCAACAATCTCTCTTATCATGCCTCTCAAACACATGATTCAAGTGAGCATGGCACCGTGCGATGTAAACTCAAACACCATCTCTCAAATGAAGGCAGCAATACTGAATGATTTGGCAGACCGTTACCAAGGGGAGCAAGCAGAGTTTCTGTATGAGATCAGTGTGTTGGACCCCCGGTTCCGGGCACTCCCCCATCTGAATAACAGCGAAAGGGATGAAATTTTCAACAGGCTCAAGTTAAAAGCAACACACATGCAGAACcaggtatttatttaaaaatactttgtgtgtgtgactTTTTTAGAG
Proteins encoded in this region:
- the LOC120535375 gene encoding E3 SUMO-protein ligase ZBED1-like, whose product is MRSHLLNHHPEKLREDMRSKIQSGQKTIKEAFTASLPNNSARAQEITRCIGEYIAKDLRPFSVVDNEGFKKLVNMLEPKYKIPSRPQFSQTILPALYKETRAKVAQSLKQAECISITTDGWTSRATQSYVTITAHAMTSEWEIKTFVLQTRVLFESHTGHNIGEVLKFAVSEWELDMIYNNHQGIAVVTDNARDMGVAVKEAGLSPHVKCFAHTFNLASQAGLKVNRVSRLLGRVRRVAAFFHRSSTATAVLTSKQQMLNLPVHKLIMDVVTRWNSSLDMIERYLEQQQAIASALLSSEVRSNACKIDTLDTADIVDAEDIVKLLTPLKKATTVLCDESRPTISLIMPLKHMIQVSMAPCDVNSNTISQMKAAILNDLADRYQGEQAEFLYEISVLDPRFRALPHLNNSERDEIFNRLKLKATHMQNQNPSEEESAAPGSHEHVAGHSKTDLPQKAHAVGGVSPPSKKTALEDLLGDSFSQGDSRTQHTAQIDADLDLYRKETSISLMACPLEWWKDNAQRYPLLSTLAKSYLSVPATSVPSERVFSVAGDIVNAQRSQLLPDNVDMLIFLKRKPVSV